A stretch of the Crocinitomicaceae bacterium genome encodes the following:
- a CDS encoding 4'-phosphopantetheinyl transferase superfamily protein has protein sequence MQRANFFLNDAARAQFISSRILLKYVLSLFLKIEPAEIIIQTNQLDKPILPDYAIDFNVSHTGGMCMVAVSRSGPIGIDIEKIRPLHDLENLIEKNFTSAEQHIICKNENQKPENFFQLWTIKESFLKLTGLGMRLEPHKFEIDFAENSYLVREIENTKAYYKTVNAPAGYAAAVAQEKKELKHNQFIIH, from the coding sequence GTGCAAAGAGCAAACTTTTTTTTGAACGATGCCGCACGAGCGCAATTTATTTCGTCACGCATTTTGCTCAAGTATGTTTTGTCTCTCTTTTTAAAAATTGAACCCGCTGAAATTATCATTCAAACAAATCAATTGGACAAACCCATTTTACCAGATTATGCAATAGATTTCAATGTATCTCATACCGGCGGAATGTGTATGGTTGCCGTGTCGCGCAGCGGACCAATTGGAATTGATATTGAAAAAATCAGACCACTCCATGATCTTGAAAATCTGATTGAAAAAAACTTTACATCTGCAGAACAACACATCATCTGCAAAAATGAAAACCAAAAACCTGAAAATTTTTTCCAACTCTGGACAATCAAAGAATCCTTTTTAAAACTTACAGGCTTGGGCATGCGCCTTGAGCCTCATAAATTTGAAATTGACTTTGCAGAAAATAGCTATCTTGTCAGAGAAATAGAGAATACAAAGGCATATTATAAGACAGTAAATGCACCTGCAGGATATGCCGCCGCGGTGGCACAGGAAAAAAAAGAACTAAAGCACAACCAATTCATTATTCATTAA